A genomic stretch from Streptomyces venezuelae ATCC 10712 includes:
- a CDS encoding S1C family serine protease, producing MSTENEGTAVPAEPAAPSAPPTPPTPPTSSSATEPDSARAGQAEPTHAPAGQTTPAPAHAAPAPAAAQTPPPAPNDPPTLAHPQPHPEAHPQPHSQAHTPAHAEPSHAAGAGGWPPPPPAVPAWGAPVPPVPAAPAGRRRTGGLVAAVLVAALVAGGIGGGIGYWAAQRGDNDVSSTTVSSGDAPASFKREPGTVAAVAAQALPSVVTIQAKSGGSQGEGGTGTGFVYDQEGHIVTNNHVVASAADGGTLSVTFPNGKAYDAEVVGRAEGYDVAVLKLTNAPKGLKPLPLGDSDKVAVGDSTIAIGAPFGLSNTVTTGIISAKNRPVASGDGSGGSNSYMSALQTDASINPGNSGGPLLDASGAVIGINSAIQSTGSGFGQSQAGSIGLGFAIPVNQAKNVAQQLIKTGKPVYPVIGATVNMQQQGEGAKIAAQGSGGTPSVTPDGPAAKAGLKPGDVITGFGDHQIDSGPTLISEIWTHKPGDSVKITYERDGKTSTATVVLGERTGDS from the coding sequence GTGAGCACCGAGAACGAGGGCACGGCGGTACCGGCGGAACCGGCTGCCCCGTCCGCACCTCCCACGCCTCCCACGCCTCCCACGTCTTCCTCCGCCACGGAGCCGGACAGCGCGCGGGCGGGCCAGGCCGAGCCGACCCACGCCCCGGCCGGCCAGACGACGCCCGCCCCGGCGCATGCGGCGCCCGCCCCTGCGGCAGCGCAGACCCCGCCCCCGGCCCCGAACGACCCCCCGACACTCGCGCACCCCCAGCCCCACCCCGAGGCGCACCCCCAGCCCCACTCTCAGGCGCACACCCCGGCGCACGCCGAGCCCTCCCATGCCGCGGGCGCCGGCGGCTGGCCGCCGCCTCCGCCGGCCGTGCCCGCCTGGGGCGCCCCCGTCCCGCCCGTGCCCGCCGCCCCCGCGGGACGGCGGCGCACCGGCGGCCTGGTGGCGGCGGTCCTGGTCGCGGCGCTCGTCGCGGGCGGCATCGGCGGCGGCATCGGGTACTGGGCCGCCCAGCGCGGAGACAACGACGTCAGCTCGACGACGGTGTCCTCGGGCGACGCCCCGGCGAGCTTCAAGCGCGAGCCGGGGACGGTCGCGGCGGTCGCCGCGCAGGCCCTGCCGAGCGTGGTCACGATCCAGGCGAAGTCCGGCGGTTCGCAGGGCGAGGGCGGTACGGGCACGGGCTTCGTGTACGACCAGGAAGGCCACATCGTCACCAACAACCACGTGGTGGCGTCGGCGGCGGACGGCGGCACGCTCTCCGTGACCTTCCCGAACGGCAAGGCGTACGACGCGGAGGTCGTCGGCCGCGCCGAGGGCTACGACGTGGCCGTACTCAAGCTCACCAACGCCCCGAAGGGGCTGAAGCCGCTGCCGCTCGGCGACTCCGACAAGGTCGCGGTCGGCGACTCGACGATCGCGATCGGGGCGCCCTTCGGCCTGTCCAACACCGTGACCACCGGCATCATCAGCGCCAAGAACCGCCCGGTCGCCTCGGGCGACGGTTCGGGCGGCAGCAACTCGTACATGAGCGCGCTGCAGACGGACGCGTCGATCAACCCGGGCAACTCGGGCGGGCCGCTGCTCGACGCGAGCGGAGCGGTGATCGGCATCAACTCCGCGATCCAGTCCACCGGAAGCGGCTTCGGCCAGTCCCAGGCGGGCTCGATCGGCCTGGGCTTCGCCATCCCGGTGAACCAGGCGAAGAACGTGGCCCAGCAGCTGATCAAGACGGGCAAGCCGGTGTACCCGGTGATCGGCGCGACGGTGAACATGCAGCAGCAGGGCGAGGGCGCGAAGATCGCCGCGCAGGGCTCGGGCGGCACGCCCTCGGTCACCCCCGACGGCCCGGCGGCGAAGGCCGGCCTGAAGCCCGGGGACGTGATCACGGGCTTCGGCGACCACCAGATCGACAGCGGTCCGACCCTCATCAGCGAGATCTGGACCCACAAGCCCGGCGACTCGGTCAAGATCACTTACGAGCGCGACGGCAAGACCTCCACGGCCACGGTCGTCCTCGGCGAACGCACCGGCGACAGCTGA